The Bacillus sp. (in: firmicutes) genome contains a region encoding:
- a CDS encoding VOC family protein, with protein sequence MTITSFNHVGIMVSDIQSSKKFYQQVLGLKVMEEFVHTNGELHLAFLGKDNQTIIELIEGYNPNLPVEGKVHHVAFSVQDIEKEKEHLQSLGVPLVWDDITTLPNGGKYLFFHGPDGEWIELYEKRVEDN encoded by the coding sequence ATGACCATTACCTCTTTTAATCATGTAGGAATTATGGTATCAGATATCCAATCATCTAAAAAATTTTATCAACAAGTGTTAGGATTAAAAGTAATGGAAGAGTTCGTTCACACGAACGGAGAATTGCATTTAGCATTTTTAGGAAAAGATAATCAAACGATCATTGAACTTATAGAAGGATACAATCCAAATCTTCCGGTTGAAGGAAAGGTTCATCATGTTGCATTTTCTGTTCAAGATATTGAAAAAGAAAAAGAACATTTGCAATCATTAGGTGTACCTCTTGTTTGGGATGACATTACCACTTTACCAAATGGGGGGAAATATTTATTTTTTCACGGTCCAGACGGGGAATGGATTGAATTGTATGAAAAACGTGTAGAAGATAATTAA
- a CDS encoding thioredoxin family protein, translating into MNEQNVLASISQIEQFITNHRFSFVYIMRTNCSVCHALFPQLKNVLEDFPDIQLGVVNADDVPEVAGYLSIFTAPVMILFMDGKEVLREARFVHLDVFREKLKKIYELSH; encoded by the coding sequence TTGAATGAGCAAAATGTTTTAGCTTCTATCTCTCAAATAGAACAGTTCATCACAAACCATCGTTTTTCATTCGTATACATTATGCGAACCAATTGTAGTGTCTGTCATGCCTTGTTTCCACAACTTAAAAACGTGTTAGAAGATTTTCCGGACATCCAACTTGGCGTAGTCAATGCGGATGATGTCCCTGAAGTGGCTGGTTATTTATCAATCTTTACAGCACCTGTGATGATATTGTTTATGGATGGAAAAGAAGTGCTACGGGAAGCACGTTTTGTACATCTCGATGTCTTTCGGGAAAAATTGAAAAAAATATACGAATTAAGCCACTAA
- a CDS encoding site-specific integrase — protein sequence MNETPSFVDRFYEMLLGKGRKPSTIKRYRSDLLHFFRWMEHTFGETNEAMMRKLTVDQLQSFFQTLHEANYSHATIRRIGVVINRLFHHFSINVGCEITDLTDTETLRPLSKNDFIQDDEFERLYHSFADQDYLPHHVPSARKDLKHRNQAIVLLVRYIGLTPTELSQIKMKDVNFAQKEIVVRSAKRTRTFVISDKIHHHLITYYRSIPKEVRPHYFSDHPLFVAYNNVSFSFQYDYEANCPKYLSVRGIQEMIKEEVRRAGLRKISALHLRNQCILDALLKGKPTDEIVTYFDLTSSFSLHRYVKYAQQLMKNLDV from the coding sequence ATGAACGAAACCCCTTCATTTGTTGATCGTTTTTATGAAATGTTACTAGGCAAAGGCCGGAAGCCTTCGACCATCAAACGGTATCGCTCGGATTTACTTCACTTTTTTCGCTGGATGGAACATACATTTGGTGAAACAAACGAAGCAATGATGCGCAAGTTAACGGTAGATCAATTACAATCGTTTTTCCAGACTTTACATGAGGCAAACTATTCGCACGCAACGATTCGCCGGATTGGTGTCGTCATTAACCGTCTATTTCACCATTTTTCGATTAATGTCGGTTGTGAGATTACGGATTTAACGGATACGGAAACGTTAAGACCCCTCTCCAAGAATGACTTTATCCAAGATGATGAATTTGAGCGGTTGTATCATTCGTTCGCTGATCAGGATTATTTACCGCATCACGTTCCCTCCGCTCGTAAAGACTTAAAACATCGCAATCAAGCGATCGTTCTCCTCGTCCGATACATTGGTTTAACGCCAACAGAACTATCGCAAATCAAAATGAAAGACGTTAACTTCGCTCAAAAAGAAATCGTCGTTCGTTCAGCAAAAAGAACACGGACATTTGTCATATCTGATAAAATTCATCATCACTTAATCACGTATTATCGCTCTATCCCAAAAGAAGTACGTCCACACTATTTTTCAGATCATCCTTTATTTGTCGCCTACAACAATGTATCTTTTAGCTTTCAATATGACTATGAAGCAAACTGTCCAAAATATTTATCCGTACGGGGAATACAAGAAATGATCAAAGAAGAAGTTCGACGAGCTGGCTTACGCAAAATTTCAGCGCTTCATTTAAGGAACCAGTGCATTTTGGACGCCCTTTTAAAAGGAAAACCGACGGATGAAATTGTCACTTACTTTGATCTAACTTCCTCTTTTTCTTTACACCGGTATGTAAAATATGCACAGCAATTGATGAAAAACTTGGATGTGTGA